In Synechococcus sp. KORDI-100, a single window of DNA contains:
- a CDS encoding methyltransferase domain-containing protein: protein MTSSRIDQTEAVEQRYGAAAQEREPCLCTPVGFDPRWLEAIPSAVVERDYGCGDPTRWVRCGDRVLDLGSGSGKNAFICAQVVGAEGAVIGVDRNAEMLQLSRSAVADVAAAIGYTNVQFIDGAIEALDAPDPSGRPLVDEASIDVVLSNCVLNLVNPAARDRLLSNIRRVLAPAGRIAISDIICDQPVPVHLQQDPELWSGCISGAWQEDEFLKAFEQLGFEQVRYVDRSVEPWRELEGIKFYAATLVGQLPGCASGCC, encoded by the coding sequence TTGACCAGCAGCAGGATCGATCAAACCGAGGCTGTTGAACAGCGCTACGGAGCTGCCGCTCAGGAGCGCGAGCCTTGTCTCTGCACACCTGTTGGCTTCGATCCCCGCTGGTTGGAGGCCATTCCAAGTGCTGTCGTGGAAAGGGATTACGGCTGCGGGGATCCCACCCGCTGGGTGCGCTGTGGTGATCGTGTGCTGGACCTGGGCAGCGGCAGCGGCAAGAACGCCTTCATCTGCGCCCAGGTTGTGGGGGCCGAAGGAGCGGTGATCGGCGTCGATCGCAACGCCGAGATGCTGCAGTTGTCCCGTTCTGCCGTTGCTGATGTGGCGGCAGCCATCGGCTACACCAACGTGCAATTCATCGACGGAGCGATCGAGGCCTTGGATGCGCCTGATCCCTCGGGTCGTCCCCTCGTTGATGAAGCCAGCATTGATGTGGTGCTCAGCAACTGCGTGCTCAATTTGGTGAATCCTGCCGCCCGGGATCGCCTGCTGAGCAACATTCGCCGGGTGCTGGCACCGGCCGGGCGCATTGCCATCAGCGACATCATCTGTGATCAGCCGGTTCCCGTGCATCTGCAGCAAGATCCCGAACTCTGGAGCGGCTGCATCAGCGGTGCCTGGCAGGAGGATGAATTCCTGAAGGCGTTCGAACAGCTCGGATTCGAGCAGGTGCGTTACGTCGATCGCAGTGTTGAGCCATGGCGGGAGCTTGAGGGAATCAAGTTCTATGCCGCGACCCTGGTCGGCCAGCTCCCCGGCTGCGCCTCCGGTTGCTGCTGA
- a CDS encoding NAD(P)H-binding protein, protein MQVLVVGGTGTLGRQIARRAIDEGHSVRCMVRTPRKASFLQEWGCELTRGDLLEPASLDYALDGVDAVIDAATSRPSDPQSVYVTDWDGKVNLLQACERAEVKRFVFLSLLGAHRHRDVPLMDIKACTENLLESSDLDYTILQGAAFMQGVIGQFAIPVLEGQTVWVSGSPTAIAYMNTQDVARFAVAALQRTETVKGSFPVVGPRAWNTGELVQLCERCSGKTARMFRVQPVLIRLMQGVASFFEPAVNVAERLAFAEVTGGGQALDAPMESSYAAFNLDPAETTNMESYIREYYDTILKRLREMEADLDKDAKKKLPF, encoded by the coding sequence ATGCAGGTTCTGGTGGTGGGTGGCACAGGCACCCTTGGACGACAGATCGCCCGCCGGGCCATCGATGAGGGTCATAGCGTCCGCTGCATGGTGAGAACCCCACGCAAGGCTTCGTTCCTGCAGGAATGGGGATGTGAACTCACCCGTGGTGATCTTCTGGAACCTGCCAGCCTTGACTACGCCCTTGATGGGGTGGACGCGGTCATTGATGCTGCGACAAGTCGTCCCAGTGACCCGCAGAGCGTTTACGTCACCGACTGGGACGGCAAGGTGAACCTGCTGCAGGCCTGCGAGCGCGCCGAGGTGAAGCGCTTTGTGTTCCTGTCCCTCCTGGGTGCCCACCGCCATCGCGACGTGCCGTTGATGGATATCAAGGCCTGCACTGAAAATCTGCTTGAGTCCTCAGATCTGGACTACACGATCCTCCAGGGTGCTGCCTTCATGCAGGGTGTGATCGGTCAGTTCGCCATTCCTGTGCTGGAGGGCCAGACAGTCTGGGTGAGCGGCAGTCCCACAGCGATTGCCTACATGAACACCCAGGATGTGGCCCGTTTTGCGGTGGCCGCGCTGCAGCGAACGGAAACCGTGAAGGGCAGCTTCCCCGTGGTGGGTCCCCGGGCCTGGAACACCGGTGAACTGGTGCAGCTGTGCGAACGCTGCAGCGGCAAAACGGCTCGGATGTTCCGGGTTCAGCCTGTGCTGATCCGTTTGATGCAGGGTGTTGCGTCGTTCTTTGAACCTGCGGTGAACGTGGCGGAACGCCTCGCGTTCGCGGAGGTGACCGGAGGCGGACAGGCTCTCGACGCTCCGATGGAGTCCAGCTATGCGGCCTTTAATCTCGATCCAGCTGAGACCACCAATATGGAGAGCTACATCCGCGAGTACTACGACACGATTCTCAAGCGATTGCGCGAAATGGAGGCGGATCTGGACAAAGACGCCAAGAAAAAACTGCCCTTCTGA
- the petM gene encoding cytochrome b6-f complex subunit PetM: protein MAQEIFGIAAVFWVLIPIGLAGGALLLKLQGD from the coding sequence ATGGCTCAGGAAATCTTCGGCATCGCAGCTGTTTTCTGGGTGCTGATTCCGATCGGCCTCGCCGGTGGTGCACTCCTGCTGAAGCTTCAGGGCGACTGA
- a CDS encoding N2,N2-dimethylguanosine tRNA methyltransferase, with the protein MWSAAAVTALEDQDVHYREGAAALSLGSGFFRRESRPARDLSVLLAAQQARDRRDGQQLRWLDLMSGCGIRALRWGLEAAAGCQIQPAIHANDADPDRLAVLQANMAPLRIRGRPPQLTDRPAHQLLAELQLRGERFDLIDLDAFGSPGPLIQPALQVLRSGGILFLASTDGRSPTGHERAGAVRSLGSAARVHPASWEQALRQQLGLIARLAWMNGQGIWPLLSISDGRTFRTAVRLQQRPDPGQEDNLGLLARCESCGDQQQQSLLRLTGWQSCCCGSGQGRWLVSGPLWLGPLQDPICIESLMQLTVPFAAATKRLLRRLQADPGCPARVWSTAELSKRLGLQGPPPLQVLVAALRAAGHQAHASSVMAGQLRSDVKFPELLQLCRHCSQDEIKW; encoded by the coding sequence GTGTGGAGTGCAGCGGCAGTCACAGCGCTGGAGGATCAGGACGTTCACTATCGCGAAGGAGCTGCCGCGCTGAGCCTTGGCAGCGGCTTTTTTCGACGTGAGTCGCGTCCTGCCAGGGATCTGTCGGTGTTGCTGGCCGCTCAACAGGCTCGCGATCGACGCGATGGGCAGCAGTTGCGCTGGCTCGATCTGATGAGCGGCTGCGGCATTCGAGCCCTTCGCTGGGGCTTGGAGGCGGCGGCGGGATGTCAGATCCAGCCGGCGATTCATGCCAATGATGCGGATCCCGATCGGTTGGCTGTGCTGCAGGCCAACATGGCGCCCCTACGGATTCGAGGCCGACCTCCTCAGCTCACGGATCGACCCGCTCATCAGCTTCTGGCGGAACTGCAGCTGAGGGGCGAGCGCTTTGATCTGATTGATCTGGACGCCTTTGGTAGCCCGGGTCCCTTGATCCAGCCTGCCCTGCAGGTCCTGCGTTCTGGCGGGATTCTGTTCCTTGCGAGCACGGATGGTCGATCACCGACTGGCCACGAGCGCGCTGGCGCCGTCCGCAGCCTCGGCAGTGCAGCGCGGGTTCATCCGGCCAGCTGGGAACAGGCACTTCGTCAGCAACTGGGGTTGATCGCGCGCCTGGCCTGGATGAATGGCCAAGGCATCTGGCCGTTGCTCAGCATCAGTGATGGCCGCACGTTTCGTACTGCCGTCCGCTTGCAGCAGCGCCCGGATCCAGGCCAGGAAGACAACCTGGGGCTGCTGGCGCGCTGTGAGTCCTGTGGCGATCAGCAGCAACAGAGCCTTCTGCGGCTGACGGGTTGGCAGAGCTGTTGTTGTGGTTCAGGGCAAGGGCGCTGGCTGGTGAGCGGACCTCTCTGGCTGGGCCCGCTTCAGGATCCGATCTGCATCGAGTCCCTGATGCAGCTGACCGTCCCCTTTGCCGCTGCCACCAAGCGACTGCTCAGGCGCTTGCAGGCGGATCCGGGTTGTCCCGCTCGTGTTTGGTCAACGGCGGAGTTGTCCAAACGCCTTGGTCTGCAGGGTCCGCCACCGCTGCAGGTGCTGGTTGCCGCCCTGCGGGCGGCCGGCCACCAGGCCCACGCCAGCAGCGTGATGGCTGGTCAGCTGCGCAGCGATGTCAAATTTCCCGAGCTGTTACAGCTCTGCCGCCATTGCAGCCAGGACGAGATTAAATGGTGA
- a CDS encoding alpha/beta fold hydrolase produces the protein MTAAALHTADWGEQSRWQWNDLCCHWRVIGSDQGQPPVLLLHGFGASSAHWRHLAPLLAASGFLVYALDLIGFGASDQPGWNPRRPLDNRLWALQSLAFIRQVIQRPAVLIGNSLGGLTALTAAVLDPAWVKAVVAAPLPDPALIQPLPRRRPPRKRGLQRRLLTWVLRLLPLELIVPLISRTPLLKQALQGAYLTSIQHDRELLRLIARPARRATAARALRAMSIGMSTRPRGATAPALLSQLDGRSPLLLLWGRQDRFVPLSIGTTTAARFPWLSLEVLENCGHCPHDERPEELLGILLPWLDRTLGISSAVGPGQRE, from the coding sequence GTGACTGCCGCTGCACTCCACACTGCCGACTGGGGTGAGCAGAGTCGCTGGCAATGGAACGACCTCTGTTGCCACTGGCGCGTGATCGGATCGGATCAGGGCCAGCCGCCTGTGCTGTTGCTGCATGGTTTCGGCGCCAGCAGCGCCCACTGGAGGCACCTGGCACCTCTGCTGGCGGCTTCCGGATTTCTCGTCTACGCCCTCGATCTGATCGGCTTCGGGGCCTCTGATCAACCCGGCTGGAATCCCCGTCGTCCCCTGGACAACAGACTTTGGGCGCTTCAAAGTCTTGCGTTCATCCGCCAGGTGATTCAGCGGCCCGCTGTCCTGATCGGCAACTCCCTCGGGGGCCTCACGGCCCTGACGGCGGCGGTGCTTGATCCCGCCTGGGTGAAAGCGGTGGTCGCCGCTCCTCTGCCGGATCCAGCCTTGATTCAACCGCTGCCGAGGCGCCGTCCACCTCGAAAGCGCGGGCTGCAGAGACGTTTGCTGACCTGGGTGTTGAGGCTGCTTCCTCTGGAACTGATCGTTCCGCTGATCAGCCGCACGCCCTTGCTGAAGCAGGCTCTGCAAGGGGCCTACCTGACATCAATCCAGCACGACAGGGAACTGCTGCGGCTGATCGCTCGACCGGCCCGTCGTGCCACGGCCGCGCGGGCTCTGCGCGCCATGAGCATCGGCATGTCAACGCGGCCGCGGGGGGCCACAGCACCGGCACTGCTCAGCCAGCTCGATGGACGATCACCGCTGCTGCTGCTCTGGGGACGGCAGGACCGATTTGTGCCCTTGAGCATCGGCACGACAACGGCCGCGCGGTTCCCCTGGTTGAGCCTTGAAGTTCTCGAAAACTGCGGCCACTGCCCCCATGACGAGAGGCCGGAAGAGCTTCTCGGCATCCTGCTTCCCTGGCTGGACCGTACGTTGGGTATTAGCAGTGCGGTGGGGCCAGGTCAGCGCGAATGA
- the ilvN gene encoding acetolactate synthase small subunit, with the protein MKHTLSVLVEDESGALSRIAGLFARRGFNIDSLAVGPAESDGQSRLTMVVEGDDQTLQQMTKQLDKLVNVLQVLDLTQRPAVERELMLLKVSAPAQTRSAIFDLVQVFRAKVVDVADEALTLEVVGDPGKLVALERLLAPYGILEIARTGKVALERASGVNTELLKAIPSGSRVPA; encoded by the coding sequence ATGAAGCACACCCTCTCGGTGCTGGTTGAAGATGAATCCGGAGCCCTCAGCCGGATTGCCGGACTGTTCGCCCGTCGCGGCTTCAACATCGACAGCCTTGCGGTCGGTCCGGCGGAAAGTGATGGCCAGTCGCGTCTCACGATGGTGGTGGAGGGGGATGACCAGACCCTGCAGCAGATGACCAAACAGCTGGACAAGCTGGTGAATGTGCTGCAGGTGCTGGATCTCACCCAGCGGCCTGCCGTGGAACGGGAGCTGATGTTGCTGAAGGTTTCTGCACCAGCGCAGACCCGCAGCGCAATCTTCGATCTGGTTCAGGTGTTTCGGGCCAAGGTGGTGGATGTGGCCGATGAAGCCCTCACCCTGGAAGTGGTGGGAGATCCCGGCAAATTGGTGGCACTCGAACGCCTGTTGGCGCCCTACGGCATTCTCGAAATTGCCCGCACCGGCAAAGTGGCCCTAGAGCGTGCCTCCGGCGTCAACACCGAACTGTTGAAAGCCATCCCCAGCGGCAGCCGGGTTCCGGCCTGA
- a CDS encoding CAP domain-containing protein gives MAFTLSSRGSFRNSISTGGEQLLVPIDIEPDHHFSLQVKARGDWPLVSIATPSGAAVQEASSYGSDQARTGLIDPGRIGDQSLVANVSMQGGRTGRFKLTLLDLGSLDDIRDEVIRFTNKRRRKHGLDRLAGDTLLHQAAQGHADEMDAVGRYLGHDSADGRDPGDRIDEAGYSWRAYRENVATGQPTAKQVVKAWMRSPGHRDNLLSDNVSEIGIGFAIDDESGSPYWVQKFAAPL, from the coding sequence ATGGCGTTCACTCTCTCGAGCAGAGGCTCCTTCAGGAATTCGATCTCCACGGGTGGGGAGCAGTTGCTGGTTCCCATCGACATTGAGCCTGACCATCACTTCAGCCTTCAGGTCAAAGCTCGTGGCGATTGGCCCCTGGTGTCGATTGCAACCCCTTCAGGTGCAGCGGTTCAGGAAGCGTCGTCTTACGGCAGTGACCAGGCGCGCACAGGGCTGATCGATCCCGGCCGCATCGGCGATCAGTCTCTGGTGGCCAACGTCTCGATGCAGGGAGGCCGAACGGGACGGTTCAAGTTGACATTGCTGGACCTCGGCTCGCTCGATGACATCAGGGATGAGGTGATCCGCTTCACGAACAAGCGGAGGCGCAAGCATGGGCTGGATCGGCTGGCTGGGGACACCCTTCTGCATCAGGCGGCCCAGGGCCACGCTGATGAAATGGATGCTGTGGGCCGTTATCTGGGCCATGACAGCGCAGATGGCCGAGATCCCGGTGATCGAATCGATGAAGCCGGCTATTCCTGGCGTGCTTATAGGGAAAATGTGGCCACTGGTCAACCCACAGCCAAACAGGTGGTGAAGGCCTGGATGCGGAGTCCTGGCCATCGCGACAATCTTCTGAGCGACAACGTGTCAGAGATCGGCATCGGTTTTGCTATTGACGACGAAAGCGGGAGCCCTTACTGGGTTCAGAAGTTCGCTGCCCCTCTGTGA
- a CDS encoding peptidylprolyl isomerase: protein MRQFRLLALLLLVPLVVSCSSSNSAGLSQSCANAAAACLQGKAIVEMTTSKGAITIEVDGDAAPLTSGNFVDLVGRGVYDGTMFHRVVRDPVPFVVQGGDPTSKDRSTLTSQLGSGSFVDPESGQARMIPLELKFTNEETPRYSRVVTNPSELSTLALMHERGAVAMARSQSPDSASAQFYIALKSLPELDGRYAVFGRVTNGLEVVDAIRQGDRITQATLKTP, encoded by the coding sequence ATGCGTCAATTTCGTCTCCTGGCCCTGCTGCTGCTGGTGCCCCTGGTCGTGAGTTGCAGCAGCTCCAACAGCGCGGGACTCAGCCAGAGTTGCGCCAACGCAGCTGCAGCCTGTCTTCAGGGAAAGGCCATCGTGGAGATGACCACCAGCAAGGGAGCCATCACCATCGAGGTTGATGGCGATGCAGCTCCCCTGACGTCCGGCAACTTCGTTGACCTCGTCGGCCGTGGGGTCTACGACGGCACGATGTTCCATCGCGTGGTCAGAGATCCCGTCCCCTTTGTGGTTCAGGGGGGAGATCCCACCTCGAAGGATCGCTCCACTCTCACCAGTCAGCTGGGCAGCGGCAGCTTCGTGGACCCGGAGAGCGGTCAGGCCCGCATGATCCCTCTCGAGCTGAAATTCACGAACGAAGAGACTCCGCGATATAGCCGGGTGGTGACCAATCCCTCCGAGCTCAGCACGCTCGCTCTGATGCATGAACGGGGGGCCGTGGCGATGGCCCGATCCCAGTCACCTGATTCCGCCAGCGCTCAGTTCTATATCGCCCTGAAATCCCTCCCCGAACTGGATGGGCGTTATGCCGTGTTCGGACGGGTGACGAACGGTCTGGAGGTGGTCGATGCCATCCGTCAGGGTGATCGCATTACCCAAGCCACGCTGAAGACTCCCTGA
- a CDS encoding photosystem I assembly protein Ycf4: MSAEVLEQPVLGSRRLSNYLVASAVSIGGLGFLLASLSSFLGTDLLPLGHPAALIFVPQGLIMGLYSIAAALLATYLWYVIGVNVGSGLNRFDKQAGLVTITRRGFRRPISVEIALKDVKAVKVEVRDGFNARRRVSLRVQGRRDLPLTRVGEPLPLAQLEQDGAELARFLGVNLEGL, encoded by the coding sequence ATGTCGGCAGAGGTGCTCGAGCAACCGGTGCTCGGATCCCGGCGTTTGTCCAACTATCTCGTGGCCTCTGCGGTCAGCATCGGAGGGTTGGGATTTCTGCTGGCCTCTCTCTCCAGCTTTCTCGGCACCGACTTGTTGCCGCTCGGCCATCCAGCTGCGCTGATCTTCGTTCCCCAGGGATTGATCATGGGGCTTTACAGCATCGCTGCTGCTCTTCTGGCCACCTACCTCTGGTACGTGATCGGCGTGAATGTCGGCTCCGGTCTGAACCGATTCGACAAGCAGGCCGGTTTGGTCACGATCACCCGTCGTGGCTTCCGTCGGCCGATCAGCGTTGAAATCGCTCTCAAGGATGTGAAGGCCGTGAAGGTGGAGGTTCGCGATGGCTTCAATGCCCGTCGACGTGTTTCCCTGCGGGTACAGGGCCGACGAGACCTGCCGCTGACCCGTGTCGGCGAGCCCCTGCCCCTTGCCCAGCTTGAACAGGACGGCGCTGAGCTGGCCCGCTTCCTCGGCGTCAACCTTGAAGGACTCTGA
- the psbD gene encoding photosystem II D2 protein (photosystem q(a) protein) encodes MTIAVGRAPQRGWFDVLDDWLKRDRFVFVGWSGILLFPTAYLAIGGWLTGTTFVTSWYTHGIASSYLEGCNFLTAAVSTPADAMGHSLLLLWGPEAQGDFVRWCQLGGLWAFVALHGAFALIGFMLRQFEIARLVGIRPYNAIAFSGPIAVFVSVFLMYPLGQSSWFFAPSFGVAAIFRFLLFLQGFHNWTLNPFHMMGVAGILGGALLCAIHGATVENTLFEDGEQANTFKAFEPTQEEETYSMVTANRFWSQIFGIAFSNKRWLHFFMLFVPVMGLWTSSIGIIGLALNLRAYDFVSQEIRAAEDPEFETFYTKNILLNEGLRAWMAPADQPHENFVFPEEVLPRGNAL; translated from the coding sequence ATGACGATCGCTGTAGGACGCGCGCCACAGCGGGGATGGTTCGACGTCCTCGATGACTGGCTCAAGCGCGACCGCTTCGTTTTTGTCGGCTGGTCCGGCATTCTTCTTTTCCCAACGGCCTACCTGGCCATCGGTGGCTGGCTGACCGGCACCACCTTCGTCACCTCCTGGTACACCCACGGCATTGCCTCTTCGTACCTGGAAGGTTGCAACTTCCTCACCGCTGCTGTCTCCACCCCCGCTGATGCGATGGGTCACAGCCTGCTGCTGCTCTGGGGCCCTGAGGCTCAGGGCGACTTCGTGCGCTGGTGTCAGCTCGGTGGTCTCTGGGCCTTCGTCGCCCTGCACGGCGCCTTCGCCCTGATCGGCTTCATGCTGCGTCAGTTCGAGATCGCCCGTCTCGTCGGCATTCGCCCCTACAACGCCATCGCCTTCTCCGGCCCGATTGCGGTGTTCGTCAGCGTCTTCCTGATGTACCCCCTCGGCCAGAGCAGCTGGTTCTTCGCTCCCTCCTTCGGGGTGGCAGCGATCTTCCGCTTCCTGCTCTTCCTCCAGGGCTTCCACAACTGGACCCTGAATCCCTTCCACATGATGGGCGTGGCCGGCATCCTCGGCGGTGCTCTGCTCTGTGCCATCCACGGCGCAACCGTGGAGAACACCCTGTTTGAGGACGGCGAGCAGGCCAACACCTTCAAGGCGTTCGAGCCCACCCAGGAAGAAGAGACTTATTCCATGGTCACCGCCAACCGCTTCTGGAGCCAGATCTTCGGGATCGCCTTCTCCAACAAGCGCTGGCTGCACTTCTTCATGTTGTTTGTCCCGGTGATGGGCCTGTGGACCAGCTCCATCGGCATCATCGGTCTGGCCCTCAACCTGCGTGCCTATGACTTCGTGTCACAGGAAATCCGCGCTGCTGAGGATCCTGAATTTGAGACCTTCTACACCAAGAACATTCTTCTGAATGAAGGTCTGCGTGCCTGGATGGCACCGGCTGACCAGCCACACGAAAACTTCGTCTTCCCTGAAGAGGTTCTGCCCCGTGGTAACGCTCTCTAA
- the psbC gene encoding photosystem II reaction center protein CP43 encodes MVTLSNPGLVATGGKDLDSTGYAWWSGNARLINLSGRLLGAHVAHAGLMVFWAGAMMLFEVSHFTYDKPMYEQGFICMPHVATLGYGVGPGGEVTDLFPFFVVGVLHLISSAVLGLGGLYHALRGPEILENYSSFFSQDWRDKNQMTNIIGYHLILLGVGCLLLVFKAMFFGGVYDTWAPGGGDVRLITNPTLDPGVIFGYLFRAPFGGEGWIIGVNSMEDIIGGHIWLGLTLIFGGIWHTITKPFGWVRRAFIWNGEAYLSYSLGALSFMSFIASAYIWFNNTAYPSEFWGPTNAEASQAQSFTFLVRDQRLGANIGSAMGPTGLGKYLMRSPTGEIIFGGETMRFWDFRGPWLEPLRGPNGLSLDKLQNDIQPWQVRRAAEYMTHAPNASINSVGGIITEPNSVNYVNLRQWLGATQFVLAFFFLIGHLWHAGRARAAAAGFEKGIDRQAEPVLGMPDLD; translated from the coding sequence GTGGTAACGCTCTCTAATCCCGGTCTTGTCGCCACCGGCGGCAAAGACCTCGACTCCACCGGTTATGCCTGGTGGTCCGGTAATGCCCGTCTGATCAACCTGTCCGGCCGTCTGCTGGGTGCCCACGTGGCCCACGCTGGTCTGATGGTGTTCTGGGCAGGCGCCATGATGCTGTTCGAGGTGAGTCACTTCACCTACGACAAGCCCATGTACGAGCAGGGCTTCATCTGCATGCCCCACGTCGCCACCCTCGGTTACGGCGTTGGTCCAGGCGGTGAAGTCACCGATCTGTTCCCCTTCTTCGTGGTCGGTGTTCTGCACCTGATCAGCTCCGCCGTGCTCGGCCTCGGCGGCCTTTACCACGCCCTGCGTGGTCCGGAGATCCTCGAAAACTATTCCTCGTTCTTCTCCCAGGACTGGCGGGACAAGAATCAGATGACCAACATCATTGGTTATCACCTGATTCTTCTCGGCGTCGGCTGCCTGCTGCTGGTCTTCAAGGCCATGTTCTTCGGTGGCGTTTACGACACCTGGGCACCAGGCGGTGGTGATGTCCGTCTGATCACCAACCCGACCCTCGACCCGGGTGTGATCTTCGGCTATCTGTTCCGTGCCCCCTTCGGCGGCGAAGGCTGGATCATCGGTGTGAACTCCATGGAGGACATCATCGGTGGCCACATCTGGCTGGGTCTGACCCTGATCTTCGGTGGCATCTGGCACACCATCACCAAACCCTTCGGCTGGGTGCGTCGCGCCTTCATCTGGAACGGTGAGGCCTACCTGAGCTACAGCCTCGGCGCTCTGAGCTTCATGAGCTTCATCGCCTCGGCCTACATCTGGTTCAACAACACCGCTTATCCCTCCGAGTTCTGGGGACCCACCAACGCTGAGGCTTCCCAGGCTCAGAGCTTCACATTTCTGGTGCGTGACCAGCGCCTCGGCGCCAACATCGGTTCCGCCATGGGCCCCACCGGCCTTGGCAAGTACCTGATGCGCTCCCCCACCGGTGAAATCATCTTCGGTGGAGAAACCATGCGTTTCTGGGACTTCCGTGGTCCCTGGCTGGAGCCCCTGCGCGGACCCAACGGTCTGAGCCTCGACAAGCTCCAGAACGACATTCAGCCCTGGCAGGTCCGCCGTGCGGCTGAGTACATGACCCACGCTCCCAACGCGTCGATCAACTCCGTGGGCGGCATCATCACCGAGCCCAACTCGGTGAACTACGTGAACCTTCGCCAGTGGCTGGGTGCAACGCAGTTCGTGCTCGCCTTCTTCTTCCTGATCGGCCACCTCTGGCACGCCGGCCGTGCCCGTGCTGCCGCTGCTGGCTTCGAGAAAGGCATCGACCGTCAAGCCGAGCCTGTGCTGGGCATGCCCGATCTCGACTGA
- a CDS encoding PLP-dependent aspartate aminotransferase family protein, producing MSTEPGLNTRVIHHGESFASQTGTVMPPIFPSSTFAHGNEEGFDYTRSGNPNFRILDRVLAALEEADHATVFASGVSAITAVVSQLQHGDLVLCEENLYGCTVRLFEQVFAKFGLRTEWADFTQPGALDLIERSKPAMVWLESPTNPLLKVIDLKAVCGVAWALNIPVVVDNTFATALVQRPLQLGATLSLTSTTKYINGHSDALGGVVCTNDPDWHHKMVFSQKALGLQPSPFDCWLITRGIKTLPLRLNQQMANAAALADQLAEHPSVSWVRYPHRHDHPQHAVAQQQMAAGGAIVTVSFNTSQEQTYSLCKSLRWFTMAESLGGIESLICHPATMTHAAVAPDVKKKLGIDDGLVRFSVGCEDLADLQADLEQALERLA from the coding sequence TTGTCCACCGAACCAGGCCTGAACACCCGTGTGATCCATCACGGCGAAAGCTTTGCCTCCCAGACGGGCACGGTGATGCCACCGATCTTCCCGAGTTCGACCTTCGCCCATGGCAACGAAGAAGGGTTCGACTACACCCGCTCAGGCAACCCCAATTTCCGCATCCTGGATCGGGTGCTCGCTGCTCTGGAAGAGGCGGACCACGCGACCGTTTTCGCCTCAGGGGTCAGCGCCATCACAGCCGTGGTCTCCCAACTACAACATGGGGATCTGGTGCTCTGTGAGGAAAACCTCTACGGCTGCACGGTGCGCCTGTTCGAGCAGGTGTTCGCCAAATTCGGGCTGCGTACCGAATGGGCCGACTTCACCCAACCCGGCGCACTCGACCTGATCGAGCGCAGCAAACCGGCCATGGTGTGGCTGGAAAGTCCCACCAATCCACTGCTGAAGGTGATCGACCTCAAGGCGGTCTGCGGCGTTGCCTGGGCCCTCAACATTCCTGTGGTCGTTGACAACACCTTTGCCACCGCCCTTGTTCAGCGCCCGCTTCAACTCGGCGCCACCCTTTCACTCACCAGCACCACCAAATACATCAACGGTCATTCCGATGCCCTCGGCGGCGTGGTCTGCACCAACGATCCCGACTGGCACCACAAGATGGTGTTCTCCCAGAAAGCCCTTGGTCTGCAGCCTTCTCCCTTCGACTGCTGGCTGATCACCCGCGGCATCAAGACGCTGCCACTGCGGCTGAACCAGCAGATGGCCAATGCCGCCGCCCTCGCCGATCAGCTGGCCGAGCATCCAAGCGTCAGCTGGGTACGCTACCCGCATCGCCATGACCACCCCCAGCACGCGGTGGCCCAACAACAGATGGCTGCCGGCGGGGCCATTGTCACCGTCAGCTTCAACACCAGTCAGGAGCAGACCTACTCCCTGTGCAAAAGCCTGCGTTGGTTCACGATGGCGGAAAGCCTTGGTGGCATTGAAAGCCTCATCTGCCATCCCGCCACGATGACCCATGCCGCCGTCGCTCCTGACGTGAAGAAGAAACTCGGCATCGACGATGGTCTGGTGCGTTTCTCCGTGGGCTGCGAAGACCTTGCCGATCTCCAGGCTGATCTGGAGCAGGCCCTGGAGCGTCTGGCGTGA